The proteins below come from a single Serratia ficaria genomic window:
- a CDS encoding MFS transporter, whose protein sequence is MPVSLLALALSAFAIGTTEFVIMGLLPEVAGDLQVSIPSAGWLISGYALGVAIGAPIMALLTARLPRKNTLLLLMGIFIIGNIMCALGYSYDFLMLARIITALCHGAFFGIGAVVAANLVAPNRRASAVALMFTGLTLANVLGVPLGTALGQALGWRSTFWAVAVIGVLSLLALYSKLPSLKDEAPTDLKKELAALRGGGIWLSLLMTVAFAASMFTLFTYIAPLLTDVTGVSAHGVSWTLLLMGVGLTLGNIVGGRLADWRLALTLSCTFLTIALFAALFSWTSHSLVPAEMTLFLWAAAAFAAVPALQINVVTYGKKAPNLVSTLNIAAFNVGNAIGAWVGGVVIAQGLGLTSVPLAAAGIALLGLLLCLVTFSRAKRPVSV, encoded by the coding sequence ATGCCTGTTTCTCTGCTCGCACTGGCATTAAGTGCATTTGCCATCGGCACCACCGAATTCGTCATCATGGGGTTGTTGCCCGAGGTGGCGGGAGATCTGCAGGTGTCCATCCCCTCGGCCGGCTGGCTGATCAGCGGCTATGCGCTGGGCGTGGCGATCGGCGCGCCGATCATGGCGCTGCTGACCGCCAGGCTGCCGCGCAAAAATACGCTGCTGCTGCTGATGGGGATCTTCATCATCGGCAACATCATGTGCGCGCTGGGTTACAGCTATGACTTCCTGATGCTGGCCCGCATCATCACCGCGCTCTGCCACGGGGCGTTCTTCGGCATCGGCGCGGTGGTGGCCGCCAATCTGGTGGCGCCAAATCGCCGCGCCTCCGCCGTGGCGTTGATGTTTACCGGCCTGACGCTGGCCAACGTGCTGGGGGTGCCGCTCGGCACCGCGCTGGGCCAGGCGCTGGGCTGGCGTTCCACCTTCTGGGCGGTGGCGGTGATTGGCGTGCTGTCGCTGCTGGCGCTCTACAGCAAGCTGCCTTCGCTGAAGGATGAGGCCCCGACCGATCTGAAAAAAGAGCTGGCGGCGCTGCGCGGCGGCGGCATCTGGCTGTCGCTGCTGATGACGGTGGCGTTCGCCGCCTCGATGTTTACGCTGTTCACCTACATTGCGCCGCTGCTGACCGACGTGACCGGCGTGTCGGCGCACGGCGTGAGCTGGACGCTGCTGCTGATGGGCGTTGGGCTGACGCTGGGCAATATTGTCGGCGGGCGCCTGGCGGACTGGCGGCTGGCGCTGACGCTCAGCTGCACTTTCCTGACGATCGCGCTGTTCGCCGCGCTGTTCAGCTGGACCAGCCACTCGCTGGTGCCGGCGGAAATGACCCTGTTCCTGTGGGCCGCCGCCGCGTTTGCCGCGGTGCCGGCGCTGCAGATCAACGTAGTGACCTATGGCAAGAAAGCGCCGAATCTGGTCTCGACGCTGAACATTGCGGCGTTTAACGTCGGCAACGCCATCGGTGCCTGGGTGGGCGGCGTGGTGATCGCCCAGGGGCTGGGGCTGACCAGCGTACCGCTGGCGGCCGCGGGCATCGCTCTGCTGGGGCTGCTGCTGTGTCTGGTGACCTTCAGCCGCGCCAAGCGCCCGGTCAGCGTGTGA
- a CDS encoding DsbA family protein, which produces MTETTLHYIFDPLCGWCYGAAPLVKAAQTIPGLTLALHAGGMMTGNNRRQITDEWRNYVIPHDKRIAELTGQSFGEAYFNGLLRDTTAVMDSEPPITAILAAEKLAGRGLDMLHRIQQAHYQEGRRIADTPVLESLAKELGLPSAPFIAEMRFNSGAPTAQHIAESRALLARVQGQGFPTFALQGSDGQLRQLPAGNYLGNVAAWKELLGGAVAWA; this is translated from the coding sequence ATGACCGAAACCACTCTGCATTACATTTTCGATCCGCTGTGCGGCTGGTGTTACGGCGCGGCGCCGCTGGTGAAAGCGGCCCAAACCATTCCCGGGCTGACCCTGGCCCTGCACGCCGGCGGCATGATGACCGGCAACAACCGCCGTCAAATCACCGACGAATGGCGCAACTACGTGATCCCGCACGATAAACGTATTGCCGAGCTGACCGGTCAATCCTTTGGCGAAGCCTATTTCAACGGTTTGCTGCGCGATACCACCGCAGTGATGGACTCCGAGCCGCCGATCACCGCCATTCTGGCGGCGGAAAAGCTGGCGGGGCGCGGGCTGGACATGCTGCACCGCATTCAGCAGGCGCATTATCAGGAAGGGCGGCGCATTGCCGACACCCCGGTGCTGGAATCGCTGGCCAAAGAGCTGGGCCTGCCCTCCGCGCCGTTCATCGCCGAAATGCGCTTCAACAGCGGCGCACCGACGGCGCAACACATCGCGGAAAGCCGGGCGTTGCTCGCCAGAGTGCAGGGCCAGGGATTCCCGACCTTTGCCCTGCAGGGCAGCGACGGGCAGCTGCGCCAGCTCCCGGCCGGCAACTATCTGGGCAACGTCGCCGCCTGGAAGGAGCTGCTGGGCGGCGCGGTCGCCTGGGCCTGA
- a CDS encoding MBL fold metallo-hydrolase — MFKKSLLTLAFTGFATLSAYATAADALTLEVYNPGEKSVFPVSSEIISGKHEVALIDAQFQRNDAEELVKKIRATGKKLTTVYISHSDPDFYFGLDVIKAAFPDAKIIASPGTIKDINATKDGKVAYWGPILKNNAPTAVVVPQPLQGDSFSIDGQKVEVKGLTGPTPDRTFVWIPSLKAVVGGVAVAGDNIHPWVADNQTAESRLHWQQTLASIQALKPQVVVPGHFLPGAAQTLESVSFTQQYLTALEGELPKAKDSAALIAAMKKHYPNLKDESSLELSAKVLKGEMKWPQ; from the coding sequence ATGTTTAAGAAATCATTACTGACCCTGGCCTTCACCGGCTTCGCCACCCTGAGCGCTTACGCCACCGCGGCCGACGCCCTGACCCTGGAAGTTTATAACCCGGGCGAGAAAAGCGTCTTCCCGGTCTCTTCCGAAATCATCAGCGGCAAACACGAAGTGGCGCTGATCGACGCCCAGTTCCAGCGCAACGACGCCGAAGAACTGGTGAAAAAAATCAGGGCCACCGGCAAAAAACTGACCACGGTCTACATCAGCCATTCAGATCCGGATTTCTACTTCGGGCTGGACGTGATTAAGGCCGCCTTCCCGGACGCGAAAATCATCGCCTCCCCGGGCACCATCAAGGACATCAACGCCACCAAAGACGGCAAAGTCGCCTACTGGGGCCCGATCCTGAAAAACAACGCGCCAACGGCGGTGGTGGTGCCGCAGCCGCTGCAGGGCGACAGCTTCAGCATCGACGGCCAGAAAGTGGAAGTGAAAGGCCTGACCGGCCCGACGCCGGATCGCACCTTCGTGTGGATCCCGTCGCTGAAAGCGGTGGTGGGCGGCGTGGCGGTGGCCGGCGACAACATTCACCCTTGGGTCGCAGACAACCAAACCGCTGAGTCACGTCTGCACTGGCAACAAACGCTGGCAAGCATCCAGGCGCTGAAGCCGCAGGTCGTCGTGCCTGGCCACTTCCTGCCGGGCGCAGCCCAGACGCTGGAATCGGTCAGCTTCACGCAGCAATACCTGACCGCGCTGGAAGGCGAGCTGCCGAAAGCCAAGGATTCCGCCGCGCTGATCGCCGCGATGAAAAAACACTACCCGAACCTCAAGGATGAGTCGAGCCTGGAGCTGAGCGCGAAAGTGCTGAAAGGCGAAATGAAGTGGCCGCAATAA
- a CDS encoding tetratricopeptide repeat protein has translation MKALVSLLLTCGALASAQASAHIDEPDIAADCQKVAGYAALGKSAYQRQDYAKAADIFRDQAAWSEFCGLSAQATATAYNNVALALMHAGELLKAQAYLGLAPQDSKSQHNLGPLRQRLAQRPQPAGPAGIYWQYAGRGVWSEVAVKPLGRRWQIDFSGYFMPKMGLYYGPNMGDFSAALPIERGRAVYRRREPAEAMVCDVTMRFSEAALDLHTEGDCGFGFNVRAEGRFVRVE, from the coding sequence ATGAAGGCTTTGGTTTCCCTGTTGCTGACCTGCGGCGCACTCGCCAGCGCCCAGGCCAGCGCGCACATCGATGAGCCGGACATCGCCGCCGACTGCCAAAAAGTGGCGGGCTACGCCGCGCTGGGAAAAAGCGCCTATCAGCGGCAGGACTATGCCAAAGCCGCGGACATCTTTCGCGATCAGGCCGCCTGGAGCGAGTTTTGCGGCCTGAGCGCACAGGCGACCGCCACCGCCTACAACAACGTGGCGCTGGCGCTGATGCACGCCGGCGAGCTGCTCAAGGCGCAGGCTTATCTGGGGCTGGCGCCGCAGGACAGCAAATCGCAACATAATCTGGGGCCGCTGCGGCAGCGCCTGGCGCAGCGGCCCCAGCCCGCCGGCCCGGCGGGGATTTACTGGCAATACGCCGGGCGCGGCGTATGGAGTGAGGTGGCGGTTAAGCCCTTGGGCAGGCGTTGGCAGATCGACTTTTCCGGCTACTTCATGCCGAAGATGGGGCTGTATTACGGCCCGAACATGGGGGATTTCAGCGCTGCGCTGCCGATCGAGCGCGGCAGAGCGGTCTACCGCCGGCGCGAACCGGCCGAGGCGATGGTCTGCGATGTCACCATGAGGTTCAGCGAAGCGGCGCTAGACCTGCACACCGAGGGCGATTGCGGGTTCGGGTTCAACGTGCGCGCGGAAGGGCGGTTCGTACGGGTGGAATAA
- a CDS encoding LysR family transcriptional regulator, with protein MDRITAAEVFITIVDRGSMIAAAETLEMSRAMVTRYLAQMEQWAGARLLHRTTRKLSLTDAGERTLERCRQMLALAGEIDLVEGEPSDELRGLLRITCSQSLGQTALVGAVTQYLKLHPQVAVDLQMNNRAVNLVEERIDLALRITNELDPNLIARPLSTCASVVCASPAYLAAHGTPRHPQDLALHNCLTYSYFGKSLWHFDSQGVKSAVAVSGNLSANESVVLMAGTVQGAGISLQPYYSAAPLLASGELIELLPDYRPQSMGIYGIYTSRRQMSATLRTMLDFLVAWFADNPGWRATLR; from the coding sequence ATGGATCGCATTACCGCAGCTGAGGTTTTTATCACCATCGTCGATCGCGGCAGCATGATTGCCGCCGCCGAGACGCTGGAGATGTCGCGCGCGATGGTGACCCGCTATCTGGCGCAGATGGAACAATGGGCCGGGGCGCGTTTATTGCACCGCACTACCCGTAAGCTTAGCCTGACCGACGCCGGGGAGCGCACGCTGGAGCGCTGCCGCCAGATGTTGGCGCTGGCGGGCGAGATTGACCTGGTGGAGGGGGAACCGAGCGACGAACTGCGCGGTCTGCTGCGCATCACCTGTTCGCAGTCGCTGGGCCAGACGGCATTGGTCGGGGCGGTCACCCAGTATCTGAAGCTGCACCCGCAGGTGGCGGTCGATTTGCAAATGAATAACCGGGCGGTAAACCTGGTGGAGGAACGTATCGATCTGGCGCTGCGTATCACCAACGAACTGGATCCGAATCTGATCGCCCGGCCATTATCCACCTGCGCTTCGGTGGTTTGCGCCTCTCCGGCTTACCTGGCGGCGCACGGCACCCCGCGGCATCCGCAGGATTTGGCGCTGCACAATTGCCTGACCTACTCGTACTTCGGCAAAAGCCTGTGGCACTTCGATTCCCAGGGCGTCAAGTCGGCGGTGGCGGTCAGCGGCAACCTGAGCGCCAATGAGTCGGTGGTGCTGATGGCCGGCACGGTGCAGGGGGCGGGCATTTCCCTGCAGCCTTACTATTCGGCGGCCCCGTTGCTGGCCAGCGGTGAGCTGATCGAACTGCTGCCGGATTATCGGCCGCAGTCGATGGGCATTTACGGCATCTATACCTCGCGCCGCCAGATGTCGGCCACGCTGCGCACCATGCTGGACTTTTTGGTGGCGTGGTTCGCCGACAATCCGGGCTGGCGGGCGACGCTGCGCTGA